From the genome of Haloterrigena sp. KLK7, one region includes:
- a CDS encoding DUF6498-containing protein produces the protein MVTPRTLERSSSWIGFAPTLVANLLPLAGVLAFGWDAATLVTVYALEVFLSFPLTAAKALFAQQPPKWDDGDGEDEEPTISDELKQRRGSAKPVSWLPPVYPRNVPFVRTVFFGFAWVSIAIATVLSEVVPVADVLRRPEVVVSVVALVAAYSADVWRDYLRGGRYETVSAYEVVEAHIGQTLFLVFVLMVVPSPENAGGTALLGGFVLGKVLVDWASFRADHGEPGRLTGWLAGPDDPTEPGEPPAVPDGDPDARISTDDTSVLYTAAQKTLFGAVFFAPWIVISWVVVLAVFAGDDAPLSIVIGTGVAYGSCS, from the coding sequence ATGGTCACGCCCCGAACCCTCGAGCGCTCCTCCTCCTGGATCGGGTTCGCTCCCACCCTCGTCGCGAACCTGCTTCCGCTCGCTGGCGTCCTCGCGTTCGGCTGGGACGCGGCGACGCTGGTGACGGTCTACGCGCTCGAGGTGTTCCTGTCGTTTCCGCTCACGGCGGCGAAGGCGTTGTTCGCCCAGCAGCCCCCGAAATGGGACGACGGCGACGGCGAGGACGAGGAACCCACTATCTCGGACGAACTGAAGCAGCGACGCGGTAGCGCGAAACCGGTGTCGTGGCTCCCGCCGGTCTATCCGCGGAACGTGCCGTTCGTCAGGACCGTCTTCTTCGGGTTCGCGTGGGTCTCGATCGCCATCGCGACCGTCCTGAGCGAGGTCGTTCCCGTCGCAGACGTACTCCGGCGACCGGAGGTGGTAGTCAGCGTCGTCGCGCTGGTGGCCGCCTACTCGGCCGACGTGTGGCGCGACTACCTCCGCGGCGGCCGCTACGAGACGGTCTCCGCCTACGAGGTCGTTGAGGCGCACATCGGTCAGACGCTCTTTCTGGTCTTCGTCCTCATGGTGGTCCCGAGTCCCGAGAACGCCGGCGGGACGGCTCTCCTCGGCGGATTCGTCCTCGGTAAGGTGCTCGTCGACTGGGCGTCCTTTCGCGCCGACCACGGCGAACCGGGACGACTCACCGGTTGGCTCGCCGGTCCCGACGATCCGACGGAGCCGGGTGAGCCGCCGGCGGTACCCGACGGCGATCCCGACGCTCGCATATCGACCGACGACACCTCCGTTCTGTACACCGCCGCACAGAAGACGCTGTTCGGAGCCGTCTTCTTCGCCCCGTGGATCGTGATCTCGTGGGTCGTCGTGCTCGCGGTGTTCGCCGGTGACGACGCTCCCCTGTCGATCGTGATCGGCACCGGCGTCGCGTACGGTTCCTGCTCCTGA
- a CDS encoding DEAD/DEAH box helicase gives MSSEHDSERDVPVTGDELVDTFPGYRAEDDVTVLERPGREASTVPNERVLRTELAGPLEHDLYSHQAEALEALARDENVCVATSTSSGKTRIYALQIARNYLEARARNEDATAYVLYPTKALSRDQERELNDLFDDLGLEITVRVYDGDTERGRNRKRIREEADVIISNFAGVNTYLHDHDRWARFLSACDLVVIDESHTYTGVHGMHVAWIVRRLKRVLGYYDADPQFVLTSATIGNPAEHSSALIDESVTVVDDDGSPTGPRDLVLWNPPPRGRENTDDERDEWGESGEAQKEDAPAIVERVPATVEAPRMLSHLTYHDAQTLLFTPSRKLAELSVKRASKHRHDNRRYYTNPDRGSAIEPYHAGHSRKKRHGTEHQLKTGVLDGVASTNALELGINIGEMDATVQLGYPGQRQSFWQQIGRAGRGTKRALSVLVAEHRTLDQYVVNNPDYLLESDVEDAVVDVDNDAVFAQHLRCAADELAVDESDVGTLADRERLERAIEMWRRAGQLRGRLETGVSYVGPPRPQQTISLYATTGEEYEVDLADGVDERHDPGMEPLARERVLRDFHEGAVRLHQGQQYEVTAVDHDAPRPSVTVRPTDVDYYTRTRTDVTVLDAVSEESREIGDFTLHFGRGRVLVYHGSYDKVAVHGGKRKEQGISTENPPLEMETQLCWLEVPQRIETALIEKYRDFEVPELEDGLAGTAHLGYAGGLHAAEHATIGVAPLELMVDKRDLGGLATLTIDSHLDQEADADADAGSQFGTAGSPGGDGAPRNIAAAEATVREIANGLERTPASGWFIYDGIEGGLGFARAIYENYEAVAERARELIADCDCGNVDGCPACVMDDQCGNDNQPLHRDAAVDVLDQLLGNEGEAALEAYLPDEEHGGDRRPPLFYA, from the coding sequence ATGAGCAGCGAACACGACTCCGAGCGGGACGTGCCGGTCACCGGCGACGAACTGGTCGACACCTTTCCCGGCTACCGGGCCGAAGACGACGTCACCGTCCTCGAGCGGCCCGGCCGCGAGGCGTCGACGGTCCCCAACGAGCGCGTTCTCCGGACCGAACTCGCGGGGCCGCTCGAGCACGACCTCTACTCGCATCAGGCCGAGGCCCTCGAGGCGCTGGCCCGCGACGAGAACGTCTGCGTCGCGACGAGCACCTCCTCGGGGAAGACCCGGATCTACGCGCTCCAGATCGCCAGGAACTACCTCGAGGCCCGCGCCCGAAACGAGGACGCCACGGCGTACGTCCTCTATCCGACGAAGGCGCTCTCGCGGGACCAGGAGCGGGAGCTGAACGACCTCTTCGACGATCTGGGGCTCGAGATCACGGTGCGAGTCTACGACGGCGACACCGAGCGCGGACGGAATCGCAAACGGATCCGCGAGGAGGCCGACGTCATCATCTCGAACTTCGCGGGCGTGAACACCTACCTCCACGACCACGACCGCTGGGCGCGGTTCCTCTCGGCCTGCGACCTCGTGGTGATCGACGAGTCCCACACCTACACGGGCGTCCACGGGATGCACGTCGCCTGGATCGTCCGCCGGCTGAAGCGCGTCCTCGGCTACTACGACGCTGACCCGCAGTTCGTCCTCACGAGCGCGACGATCGGCAACCCCGCCGAGCACTCGTCGGCGCTGATCGACGAGTCGGTGACCGTCGTCGACGACGACGGCTCGCCGACCGGGCCGCGGGATCTGGTGTTGTGGAACCCCCCACCGCGAGGACGGGAGAACACGGACGACGAACGCGACGAATGGGGCGAGAGCGGCGAGGCACAAAAAGAGGACGCGCCCGCCATCGTCGAGCGCGTCCCCGCCACCGTCGAGGCCCCGCGAATGCTCTCGCATCTCACCTACCACGACGCCCAGACGCTGCTCTTCACGCCCTCGAGGAAGCTCGCCGAACTCTCGGTCAAGCGGGCGTCGAAACACCGCCACGACAACCGCCGCTACTACACGAATCCGGACCGCGGGAGCGCGATCGAGCCCTACCACGCCGGCCACTCGCGCAAGAAGCGCCACGGGACAGAACACCAGCTCAAGACCGGCGTGTTAGACGGCGTCGCATCGACGAACGCCTTAGAGCTGGGGATCAACATCGGCGAGATGGACGCGACGGTCCAGTTGGGTTATCCCGGCCAGCGCCAGTCGTTCTGGCAGCAGATCGGCCGCGCCGGCCGCGGGACGAAACGGGCCCTGTCGGTGCTCGTCGCCGAACACCGCACGCTCGACCAGTACGTCGTGAACAACCCGGACTACCTGCTCGAGTCCGACGTCGAGGACGCGGTCGTCGACGTGGACAACGACGCGGTCTTCGCCCAGCACCTGCGCTGTGCGGCCGACGAACTCGCCGTCGACGAGTCGGACGTGGGGACGCTCGCCGACCGCGAGCGCCTCGAGCGGGCGATCGAGATGTGGCGACGCGCGGGCCAGTTGCGGGGGCGCCTCGAGACCGGCGTCTCCTACGTGGGACCGCCGCGGCCCCAGCAGACGATTTCGCTGTACGCGACGACGGGCGAGGAGTACGAGGTCGACCTCGCCGACGGCGTCGACGAGCGCCACGACCCGGGAATGGAGCCGCTGGCGAGGGAACGAGTGCTGCGGGACTTCCACGAGGGCGCGGTTCGGCTGCATCAGGGCCAGCAGTACGAGGTGACGGCCGTCGACCACGACGCGCCCCGACCCTCGGTGACCGTCCGACCGACGGACGTCGACTACTACACGCGGACGCGAACCGACGTGACGGTCCTCGACGCGGTCTCCGAGGAGTCCCGCGAGATCGGCGACTTCACGCTGCACTTCGGCCGCGGTCGGGTGCTCGTGTATCACGGCAGCTACGACAAGGTCGCCGTCCACGGCGGGAAACGCAAGGAGCAGGGGATCTCCACGGAAAACCCGCCGCTCGAGATGGAGACCCAACTGTGCTGGCTCGAGGTGCCCCAGCGGATCGAGACCGCGCTGATCGAGAAGTACCGAGACTTCGAGGTGCCCGAACTCGAGGACGGGCTGGCGGGAACGGCGCACCTCGGCTACGCGGGCGGGCTCCACGCCGCCGAGCACGCCACCATCGGCGTCGCTCCGCTCGAGTTGATGGTCGACAAGCGCGATCTGGGCGGGCTGGCGACGCTGACCATCGACTCGCATCTCGATCAGGAGGCAGACGCAGATGCGGACGCGGGCTCGCAGTTCGGAACCGCGGGCAGTCCGGGAGGAGACGGCGCGCCGCGAAACATCGCCGCGGCCGAGGCCACGGTCCGGGAGATCGCGAACGGCCTCGAGCGCACCCCCGCCAGCGGCTGGTTCATCTACGACGGCATCGAGGGCGGCCTGGGCTTCGCGCGGGCGATCTACGAGAACTACGAGGCCGTCGCCGAGCGCGCTCGCGAACTCATCGCGGACTGCGACTGCGGCAACGTCGACGGCTGTCCGGCCTGCGTGATGGACGACCAGTGTGGCAACGACAATCAGCCGCTACACCGCGACGCGGCCGTGGACGTGCTCGATCAATTGCTGGGTAACGAGGGCGAGGCCGCGCTCGAGGCGTACCTTCCCGATGAGGAGCACGGTGGGGATCGACGGCCGCCGCTGTTCTACGCGTGA
- a CDS encoding ribonuclease H-like domain-containing protein, with translation MTARAGVRLLALPPSALADRPVATLEDIDRTLEPDAVWVLGPAREPQSFARARGAFDAPAFHPPLETGENEPIHRRVIGADDGIELEIAVAQSLRALRASPEAASSALRDGDVTALVCDDVTTTVRPTALETRLEGAETLAAVLPTDCATTVLTGAEPAEYDELWHLEPDTGAVRGVDHELRAEVGPLDEDCVSVRVRGAGPVEGYGRSRSIAVLTLTADGVERVETHDVTDFGLEAVTGIGPKTAERLAERGVTTREELLETPVETLAGLPGVGRDGARTMHEHATVLETGEPRRLTDESLPGVDWSTPPLCVDIETDGLSPTIIWQIGVYDPVADTYRAFVETEDPSDPASVLEAFCDWLLGMHPNRALLTWNGWGFDYRHLGAFVAKHVPYYVDEWESIPKFDLYLWAVRNEHALLPGRTNKLEAVADALGYDGARTGLDGAQTAAAYQRFMRTGEPLEWDRHEAYCEDDCRALWHVYERLRETPTASASSRTDSSGSAAASSPASASASDSEASGTETETSGTETTDRTATQRDASAGSDSSDGEQTGLSDF, from the coding sequence ATGACCGCTCGAGCGGGCGTCCGCCTCCTCGCCCTCCCGCCCTCGGCGCTGGCCGACCGCCCCGTCGCGACCCTCGAGGACATCGATCGAACCCTCGAGCCCGACGCCGTCTGGGTGCTCGGCCCGGCCCGCGAGCCGCAGTCGTTCGCCCGAGCGCGTGGGGCGTTCGACGCGCCGGCGTTCCATCCGCCGCTCGAGACCGGCGAGAACGAGCCGATCCATCGACGTGTGATCGGTGCGGACGACGGGATCGAACTCGAGATCGCCGTCGCCCAGAGCCTCCGTGCGCTTCGAGCGTCGCCCGAGGCTGCCTCGAGCGCGCTTCGGGACGGCGACGTCACCGCGCTCGTCTGCGACGACGTGACGACGACCGTGCGGCCGACGGCCCTCGAGACGCGCCTCGAGGGCGCAGAAACGCTCGCGGCCGTGCTCCCGACCGACTGCGCGACGACCGTCCTGACGGGCGCCGAACCCGCCGAATACGACGAACTGTGGCACCTCGAGCCCGATACCGGCGCGGTCCGCGGCGTCGACCACGAACTACGCGCCGAGGTCGGACCGCTCGACGAGGACTGCGTCTCCGTCCGCGTCCGGGGCGCCGGTCCCGTCGAGGGGTACGGCCGCTCCCGATCGATCGCCGTGCTCACGCTCACCGCCGACGGCGTCGAGCGCGTCGAGACGCACGACGTGACCGACTTCGGCCTCGAGGCGGTCACCGGAATCGGACCGAAGACCGCGGAGCGACTCGCAGAGCGCGGCGTGACGACGCGCGAAGAGCTGCTCGAGACGCCCGTCGAGACGCTCGCGGGGCTGCCGGGCGTCGGTCGCGACGGCGCTCGGACGATGCACGAGCACGCGACGGTGCTCGAGACCGGCGAGCCCCGTCGGCTCACCGACGAGTCGCTGCCGGGCGTCGACTGGTCGACGCCGCCGCTGTGCGTCGACATCGAGACCGACGGCCTCTCGCCGACGATCATCTGGCAGATCGGCGTCTACGATCCCGTCGCGGACACCTACCGGGCGTTCGTCGAGACGGAGGATCCGAGCGATCCGGCGTCGGTGCTCGAGGCCTTCTGTGACTGGCTGCTGGGGATGCACCCGAACCGCGCCCTGCTCACGTGGAACGGCTGGGGATTCGACTACCGGCATCTGGGCGCATTCGTCGCGAAGCACGTCCCCTACTACGTCGACGAGTGGGAGTCGATCCCCAAGTTCGACCTCTACCTCTGGGCCGTGCGAAACGAGCACGCCCTGCTGCCGGGGCGGACGAACAAGCTCGAGGCCGTCGCCGACGCGCTCGGTTACGACGGCGCGCGGACGGGCCTCGACGGGGCCCAGACCGCGGCGGCCTACCAGCGGTTCATGCGCACGGGCGAGCCGCTCGAGTGGGACCGCCACGAGGCCTACTGCGAGGACGACTGCCGAGCGCTCTGGCACGTCTACGAGCGCCTGCGGGAGACGCCGACGGCGTCGGCCTCGAGTCGGACCGACTCGAGCGGATCGGCCGCGGCGTCTTCACCCGCGAGCGCGAGCGCATCGGACTCCGAGGCGTCTGGAACCGAGACCGAAACGTCTGGAACTGAGACGACGGACAGAACGGCGACGCAACGCGACGCGAGCGCCGGCAGCGATAGCAGCGACGGCGAGCAAACCGGACTGAGCGATTTCTAA
- the thyA gene encoding thymidylate synthase, with protein sequence MRQYLELVDTVLSEGTYKPNRTGVDTISSFSEHYEVDLQDGYPLLTTKQMDGYRWNSMLHEVCWYLSGEEHIRDLREETKIWDAWADEEGRLDTAYGRFWRRFPIPEDEAQLEGESWPDEAHQWVTVEDEGRKTFDQLQYVIDTLSDSPNSRRLVVNAWHPANAAVSTLPPCHYSFVFNVQGDRLNCHLTQRSGDTALGIPFNIAAYALLTKVIAQQTGFEPGTFAHTVVDTHVYCGRGDRGEWYADNLEALQSRLADVDDREDYLAVKEWLESEAPAEADGDERLDHVPGLLEQLSREPLERPTLEVADVSIDELAYEDVQLTDYESHEGIEFSVAE encoded by the coding sequence ATGCGACAGTACCTCGAGCTAGTCGACACGGTCCTCTCCGAAGGCACCTACAAGCCCAACCGGACCGGCGTCGACACGATTTCGTCGTTCAGCGAGCACTACGAGGTCGATCTTCAGGACGGCTATCCCCTGCTGACCACGAAGCAGATGGACGGCTACCGCTGGAACTCGATGCTCCACGAAGTCTGCTGGTATCTCTCCGGCGAGGAACACATTCGCGACCTCCGCGAGGAGACCAAGATCTGGGACGCGTGGGCCGACGAGGAGGGTCGGCTCGACACCGCCTACGGCCGGTTCTGGCGTCGATTTCCGATCCCGGAAGACGAGGCGCAACTCGAGGGCGAGTCCTGGCCCGACGAGGCCCACCAGTGGGTCACCGTCGAGGACGAGGGTCGGAAGACGTTCGATCAGCTCCAGTACGTCATCGACACGCTCTCGGATTCGCCCAACTCGCGCCGACTCGTCGTCAACGCCTGGCATCCCGCCAACGCGGCCGTCTCGACGCTGCCGCCCTGTCACTACTCCTTCGTCTTCAACGTGCAGGGCGACCGTCTGAACTGCCACCTGACCCAGCGTTCGGGCGACACCGCGCTGGGAATTCCGTTCAACATCGCGGCCTACGCGCTCCTGACGAAAGTGATCGCCCAGCAGACCGGCTTCGAACCGGGCACGTTCGCTCACACCGTCGTCGACACGCACGTCTACTGCGGCCGCGGCGACCGCGGCGAGTGGTACGCCGACAACCTCGAGGCGCTGCAGTCGCGGCTGGCCGACGTCGACGACCGCGAGGACTACCTCGCGGTCAAGGAGTGGCTCGAGTCCGAGGCCCCCGCCGAGGCCGACGGCGACGAACGCCTCGATCACGTGCCGGGCCTGCTCGAGCAACTGTCGCGAGAGCCGCTCGAGCGGCCGACGCTCGAGGTGGCGGACGTCTCGATCGACGAACTGGCGTACGAGGACGTCCAGTTGACGGATTACGAGTCCCACGAGGGCATCGAGTTCTCAGTGGCCGAATGA